Proteins encoded within one genomic window of Prauserella marina:
- a CDS encoding bifunctional DNA primase/polymerase → MLDTELSESWRGAFRIELRAEAIGLAWRGWPVLPGTYPTTGDDTELAVGWIRPVPVHDDWQERLGAHPRQVAAWWTGRPYSLLVATGTMVDAIEVDDKLGRRAAKLLRATGHPAPIVAMPNGRWLFLTTSSDSVPTVLSEDENVQWHSTGSWIPLPPTPFEHGVVHWRVKPEIWGWRLPAASTVHEVLERALLNEHADEELAVQPVLAVGTSAA, encoded by the coding sequence ATGTTGGACACGGAGTTGTCGGAAAGCTGGCGGGGTGCGTTCCGCATCGAACTGCGGGCGGAGGCCATCGGCCTCGCCTGGCGGGGCTGGCCCGTTCTGCCGGGTACCTATCCGACCACCGGGGACGACACCGAATTGGCGGTCGGCTGGATCAGGCCGGTCCCGGTACACGACGACTGGCAGGAACGGCTCGGCGCCCACCCTCGCCAGGTTGCCGCGTGGTGGACCGGCAGGCCCTACAGCCTGCTTGTCGCAACCGGCACGATGGTCGACGCGATCGAGGTCGACGACAAGCTGGGTCGCCGCGCGGCCAAGCTGCTGAGGGCGACCGGTCACCCCGCGCCCATCGTCGCGATGCCGAACGGTCGTTGGCTGTTCCTGACGACAAGCTCCGACAGCGTGCCGACCGTGCTGTCGGAAGACGAGAACGTGCAGTGGCACTCCACGGGAAGCTGGATTCCGCTTCCGCCGACTCCGTTCGAGCATGGAGTCGTGCACTGGAGGGTCAAGCCGGAGATCTGGGGCTGGCGGCTCCCCGCCGCCTCGACCGTGCACGAGGTACTTGAGCGCGCGCTGCTGAACGAGCACGCGGACGAGGAACTCGCGGTTCAGCCGGTGCTCGCGGTGGGAACCTCCGCAGCCTGA
- a CDS encoding TadE family type IV pilus minor pilin: MTGPPCGSVRGERGSVTVEGAIALCALVAVFGVVVAGIGIAADVLRCTDAAGQAARLVAKGQSVLAEEAVRRTGPDGVEVDIEQEGRLVVVTVSADAVGGLIPVGGVSARAYAELEPGVATTGAASAPSAPSTPETSEAEARPEARPESRGAP; the protein is encoded by the coding sequence GTGACCGGCCCGCCGTGCGGGTCCGTTCGCGGTGAACGGGGCTCGGTCACGGTCGAAGGAGCCATTGCCCTGTGTGCGCTTGTCGCGGTCTTCGGGGTCGTGGTCGCCGGTATCGGCATCGCGGCGGACGTCCTGCGTTGCACGGACGCGGCAGGGCAGGCGGCCAGGTTGGTCGCGAAAGGACAGTCGGTACTCGCGGAGGAAGCCGTGCGCCGCACCGGCCCCGACGGCGTGGAGGTCGACATCGAACAAGAAGGGCGGCTCGTCGTCGTCACCGTTTCCGCCGACGCGGTCGGCGGTCTCATACCGGTAGGCGGGGTCAGTGCGCGGGCGTACGCGGAACTGGAACCAGGCGTCGCGACTACGGGAGCCGCTTCGGCTCCTTCGGCTCCTTCGACGCCCGAGACGTCGGAGGCCGAGGCGAGGCCGGAAGCGCGCCCGGAGTCACGGGGCGCCCCGTGA
- a CDS encoding Rv3654c family TadE-like protein has product MRNVVTRRRREAARRKGGAGPPDRAANPVGGVANGEAGMATVWAAGAVVAMLLVGCLVWLFGGAVVARRHAANAADLAALAAAGHVHSGPAVACASAQRIADRMEVRLGDCAFEQWDALVVVESEGKGMLAGFATITAKARAGPVECAGVCVGE; this is encoded by the coding sequence ATGCGGAACGTGGTGACCCGACGGCGGCGGGAAGCAGCGCGCAGGAAGGGAGGGGCGGGCCCTCCGGACCGAGCGGCGAACCCGGTGGGTGGGGTGGCGAACGGCGAGGCAGGTATGGCCACCGTGTGGGCGGCAGGGGCGGTGGTGGCGATGTTGCTCGTCGGCTGTCTCGTCTGGTTGTTCGGGGGCGCGGTGGTCGCCAGGCGTCATGCCGCCAACGCCGCCGACCTCGCCGCGCTCGCCGCCGCGGGGCATGTCCACAGTGGGCCGGCCGTGGCCTGCGCCAGCGCACAGCGCATTGCCGACCGGATGGAGGTCCGGCTGGGTGACTGCGCGTTCGAACAGTGGGACGCCCTGGTCGTCGTCGAATCCGAAGGCAAGGGGATGCTCGCCGGTTTCGCGACGATCACCGCGAAAGCAAGGGCGGGCCCTGTCGAGTGTGCTGGTGTCTGTGTCGGGGAATAG
- a CDS encoding type II secretion system F family protein, producing the protein MTTACVALVLLACAVLALPARAARLWSVLGRPRRKTTGAIPVSAEWRLPALVAFAITSILAAIDTSARGFIAGICCGLGVFFVVLRGRKRLSSRRSRSPPKAGQLGLACTCDLLAACLRAGLPVATAVGAVAATAPSRAAGALGATADLLALGATPEQAWEPALRCEDTAELATAAVRTAESGSALAVVASELAERARQAAADEAEAVSQRAGVLITGPLGLCFLPAFLCLGVLPVVIGLAGQLKVLG; encoded by the coding sequence ATGACGACCGCCTGCGTCGCCTTGGTACTGCTTGCCTGCGCGGTACTGGCCCTACCTGCCCGCGCGGCGCGGTTGTGGAGCGTGCTCGGCAGACCTCGCAGGAAGACAACAGGTGCGATTCCGGTGTCGGCGGAATGGCGGCTGCCCGCACTGGTGGCCTTCGCCATCACGTCGATCCTCGCCGCCATCGACACTTCGGCTCGGGGCTTCATCGCCGGAATCTGCTGCGGGCTCGGTGTCTTCTTCGTTGTCCTTCGCGGGAGGAAAAGACTCTCCAGCCGGCGGAGCAGGAGCCCACCGAAAGCAGGACAGCTGGGTCTGGCGTGCACCTGCGACCTGCTTGCGGCATGCCTTCGTGCCGGGTTGCCTGTCGCGACAGCCGTGGGGGCCGTCGCGGCGACAGCTCCGTCGCGGGCGGCGGGCGCGCTCGGAGCCACGGCAGATCTGCTGGCGCTGGGTGCCACCCCCGAGCAGGCGTGGGAACCGGCCCTTCGTTGCGAGGACACCGCCGAGCTGGCAACGGCGGCGGTTCGTACCGCTGAATCGGGAAGCGCGCTGGCCGTCGTCGCTTCGGAACTGGCCGAACGCGCCAGGCAAGCGGCGGCCGACGAAGCGGAGGCCGTGTCCCAGCGCGCAGGCGTCCTCATCACCGGACCGCTCGGGCTCTGTTTCCTTCCCGCGTTCCTGTGTTTGGGGGTATTGCCCGTCGTCATCGGTTTGGCAGGGCAACTGAAAGTCCTCGGTTGA
- a CDS encoding DUF4244 domain-containing protein codes for MQLTALDVLLSWGTWVGGAHADDRFLRSGKAARPVLPRSSGSSEADAGMTTAEYAIGTIAAAAFAAVLYGVLTGSSVVDALTSLVERAISVDL; via the coding sequence ATGCAGCTCACAGCGCTCGATGTACTCCTGTCGTGGGGAACCTGGGTGGGCGGCGCTCATGCGGACGACCGCTTCTTGCGCTCAGGGAAAGCGGCTCGCCCCGTGTTGCCGCGTTCCAGCGGAAGCAGCGAGGCGGATGCCGGGATGACCACGGCCGAGTACGCCATCGGCACCATCGCGGCAGCGGCTTTCGCCGCCGTGCTGTACGGGGTGCTGACCGGAAGCTCCGTGGTGGATGCGCTGACCTCGCTTGTCGAGCGGGCGATCTCGGTGGACTTGTGA
- a CDS encoding type II secretion system F family protein, with amino-acid sequence MLTSALALAASALLCWPSRGPAARLMRAVGRQGRSGAARAWLIHSRRKLALAAAGGAGVLVAVTAGVLPCVALVLLGLAGYRQWSGGRDIERRIRSATEVATCVRAVVGDLNAGAHPATAVERAAEDAKPELAGRLRTIAATSRLGGDPTTAADSAGSGPGGDAIVRLTRSWGLARQHGLPLAGVLEAVRREVDVSVRIAGQLRARMAGPRASAAILAALPVLGIALGEVMGAAPMAVLFTTTAGQFLLVAGSALVLCGVFWSAALTGRSVLR; translated from the coding sequence GTGTTGACGTCCGCACTCGCGCTCGCCGCGTCGGCGCTGCTGTGCTGGCCCTCCCGCGGTCCCGCTGCCAGGCTGATGCGTGCCGTCGGAAGGCAGGGCAGGAGCGGAGCTGCCCGAGCCTGGTTGATCCACAGTAGACGGAAGCTGGCGCTTGCCGCGGCGGGTGGCGCCGGTGTCCTCGTCGCGGTGACGGCGGGAGTGTTGCCTTGTGTGGCGCTGGTCCTGCTTGGACTCGCCGGATACCGCCAGTGGAGCGGGGGCCGCGACATCGAACGCAGGATCCGGTCGGCAACCGAGGTGGCGACCTGCGTACGAGCTGTCGTCGGCGACCTCAACGCGGGTGCGCATCCGGCCACGGCCGTGGAAAGGGCAGCCGAGGACGCGAAACCCGAACTGGCGGGAAGGCTGCGTACCATCGCGGCGACAAGCAGGCTCGGCGGTGATCCCACGACGGCCGCCGACTCGGCTGGTAGCGGGCCCGGAGGGGACGCCATCGTGCGGCTCACGCGGTCGTGGGGATTGGCGAGGCAGCACGGGCTTCCGCTCGCCGGAGTTCTCGAGGCGGTGCGGCGAGAAGTCGACGTGTCCGTGCGCATCGCGGGACAGCTCCGCGCCAGGATGGCGGGCCCGAGGGCCAGTGCCGCGATACTCGCCGCGCTACCCGTGCTGGGCATCGCGCTGGGAGAGGTCATGGGCGCGGCGCCGATGGCTGTCCTGTTCACCACTACCGCCGGACAGTTCCTGCTGGTGGCGGGCAGTGCGCTGGTGCTGTGCGGAGTGTTCTGGAGCGCGGCGCTCACCGGGCGATCGGTATTGCGATGA